The following coding sequences are from one Homalodisca vitripennis isolate AUS2020 chromosome 7, UT_GWSS_2.1, whole genome shotgun sequence window:
- the LOC124366678 gene encoding uncharacterized protein LOC124366678 — MCPTVYVRLSLCLTVYVSDCLCVRLSLCPTVYVSDYLCVRLFMCPTVSLSDCLCVRLSLCPAVDVSDCLCVRLSMCLTIYVSDCLCVRLSLCPTVYVSDCLCVRLSMCPTVYVSDCLFVRLSMCPTVYVSDCL, encoded by the coding sequence ATGTGTCCGACTGTCTATGTCCGACTGTCTTTGTGTCTGACTGTCTATGTGTCCGACTGTCTATGTGTCCGACTGTCTCTGTGTCCGACTGTCTATGTGTCTGACTATCTATGTGTCCGACTGTTTATGTGTCCGACTGTCTCTTTGTCCGACTGTTTATGTGTCCGACTGTCTCTGTGTCCGGCTGTTGATGTGTCCGACTGTCTATGTGTCCGACTGTCTATGTGCCTGACTATCTATGTGTCCGACTGTTTATGTGTCCGACTGTCTCTTTGTCCGACTGTCTATGTGTCTGACTGTTTATGTGTCCGACTGTCTATGTGTCCGACTGTCTATGTGTCCGACTGTCTCTTTGTCCGACTGTCTATGTGTCCGACTGTCTATGTGTCCGACTGTCTATGA
- the LOC124366679 gene encoding uncharacterized protein LOC124366679, translated as MCLTVYVSDCLCVRLSMCLTVYVSDCLCVRLSMCLTIYVSDCLCVRLSLCPTVYVSECLCVRLSMCPTVYVSDCLCVRLSMCLTVHVSDCLCVRQFMCPTVYVSDCLCVRLFMCPTVYVSDCLCVRLFMCPTVYVSDCLCV; from the coding sequence ATGTGTCTGACTGTCTATGTGTCTGACTGTCTATGTGTCCGACTGTCTATGTGTCTGACTGTCTATGTGTCCGACTGTCTATGTGTCCGACTGTCTATGTGCCTGACTATCTATGTGTCCGACTGTTTATGTGTCCGACTGTCTCTTTGTCCGACTGTCTATGTGTCTGAATGTTTATGTGTCCGACTGTCTATGTGTCCGACTGTCTATGTTTCCGACTGTCTATGTGTTCGACTGTCTATGTGTCTGACTGTCCATGTGTCTGACTGTCTATGTGTCCGACAGTTTATGTGTCCGACTGTCTATGTGTCTGACTGTCTATGTGTCCGACTGTTTATGTGTCCGACTGTCTATGTGTCTGATTGTCTATGTGTCCGACTGTTTATGTGTCCGACTGTCTATGTATCTGACTGTCTATGTGTCTGA